Proteins encoded in a region of the Halorussus sp. MSC15.2 genome:
- a CDS encoding group I intron-associated PD-(D/E)XK endonuclease: MNTSRKGDETEVTILARLMRVGASVSVPFGDNDRYDLVADDGDRLHRVQCKTGNWTNGTVRFNLYTSVVNSEGRVDSDYTSEEIDAYAVYSADTDSVYWVPIEETGDGEMRLRVEDPHPKAPESRINWANEYALSEQFG, from the coding sequence ATGAATACGTCACGGAAGGGTGACGAAACGGAGGTGACGATTCTCGCCAGACTGATGCGGGTCGGTGCCTCGGTTTCGGTCCCGTTCGGAGACAACGACCGATACGACCTCGTGGCCGACGACGGAGACCGACTCCACCGAGTACAATGTAAAACCGGAAACTGGACCAACGGCACCGTCCGGTTCAATCTCTACACGTCGGTCGTGAACTCGGAGGGCCGCGTCGACTCGGACTACACGTCGGAGGAAATCGACGCGTACGCAGTGTACTCCGCCGATACCGATTCGGTGTATTGGGTCCCCATAGAGGAGACGGGCGACGGTGAGATGCGGTTACGAGTCGAAGACCCCCATCCGAAGGCTCCGGAGTCGAGAATAAATTGGGCCAACGAGTACGCTCTGTCGGAACAGTTCGGATAA